Proteins from a genomic interval of Xiphophorus hellerii strain 12219 unplaced genomic scaffold, Xiphophorus_hellerii-4.1 PGA_scaffold_57__1_contigs__length_250000, whole genome shotgun sequence:
- the eppk1 gene encoding epiplakin — VWELLLSEYISAEKREQLIRQYKTGALKLEEIIEILTVIITELSTKERKFKGLRKQVSASELLESKIISKEIFDKIMQGKISEKNVTEIESIQKYLGATNCIAGVRLESTKTVMSIYEAKCRGLLTPGTSLILLEAQAATGFVIDPVNNKKLSVEEAVDQGVVGKEWKKKLLSAERAVTGYKDPYTGNTISLFQALKKDLIVKDHGIRLLEAQIATGGIIDPVHSHRVPVQVAYQRGYFDEEMNHILSDPDDDTKGFFDPNTKENLTYLQLIERCITDPATGLSLLVIVKKGEFYFFVDEATKVILKSTTTTKAGGKYKGTTVSLWDLLYSKYITEEKRRDLVQQFKAGTLTIDHFLEIILSIIQQKTTTTTTTTITETTEEKTFKGIRKDVNLTELVESKIIDEELYKKIVDEDVTVAEVSEMDSVRKYLEGTNSIAGVYIQSTKETLSIYEAKGRGLLTPGTSLVLLEAQAATGFMIDPVKNKKLSVEEAVGQKLVGKEWKDKLISAERAVTGYKDPYTGNTISLFQALKKDLIVKDHGIRLLEAQIATGGIIDPVHSHRVPVQVAYQRGYFDEEMNHILSDPDDDTKGFFDPNTKENLTYLQLIERCITDPATGLSLLVIVKKGEFYFFVDEATKVILKSTTTTKAGGKYKGTTVSLWDLLYSKYITEEKRRDLVQQFKAGTLTIDHFLEIILSIIQQKTTTTTTTTTTTITETTEEKTFKGIRKDVNLTELVESKIIDEELYKKIVDEDVTVAEVSEMDSVRKYLEGTNSIAGVYIQSTKETLSIYEAKGRGLLTPGTSLVLLEAQAATGFMIDPVKNKKLSVEEAVGQKLVGKEWKDKLISAERAVTGYKDPYTGNTISLFQALKKDLIVKDHGIRLLEAQIATGGIIDPVHSHRVPVQVAYQRGYFDEEMNHILSDPDDDTKGFFDPNTKENLTYLQLIERCITDPATGLSLLVIVKKGEFYFFVDEATKVILKSTTTTKAGGKYKGTTVSLWDLLYSKYITEEKRRDLVQQFKAGTLTIDHFLEIILSIIQQKTTTTTTTTITETTEEKTFKGIRKDVNLTELVESKIIDEELYKKIVDEDVTVAEVSEMDSVRKYLEGTNSIAGVYIQSTKETLSIYEAKGRGLLTPGTSLVLLEAQAATGFMIDPVKNKKLSVEEAVGQKLVGKEWKDKLISAERAVTGYKDPYTGNTISLFQALKKDLIVKDHGIRLLEAQIATGGIIDPVHSHRVPVQVAYQRGYFDEEMNHILSDPDDDTKGFFDPNTKENLTYLQLIERCITDPAIGLSLLVIVKKGEFYFFVDEATKVILKSTTTTKAGGKYKGTTVSLWDLLYSKYITEEKRRDLVQQFKAGTLTIDHFLEIILSIIQQKTTTTTTTTTTTITETTEEKTFKGIRKDVNLTELVESKIIDEELYKKIVDEDVTVAEVSEMDSVRKYLEGTNSIAGVYIQSTKETLSIYEAKGRGLLTPGTSLVLLEAQAATGFMIDPVKNKKLSVEEAVGQKLVGKEWKDKLISAERAVTGYKDPYTGNTISLFQALKKDLIVKDHGIRLLEAQIATGGIIDPVHSHRVPVQVAYQRGYFDEEMNHILSDPDDDTKGFFDPNTKENLTYLQLIERCITDPATGLSLLVIVKKGEFYFFVDEATKVILKSTTTTKAGGKYKGTTVSLWDLLYSKYITEEKRRDLVQQFKAGTLTIDHFLEIILSIIQQKTTTTTTTTITETTEEKTFKGIRKDVNLTELVESKIIDEELYKKIVDEDVTVAEVSEMDSVRKYLEGTNSIAGVYIQSTKETLSIYEAKGRGLLTPGTSLVLLEAQAATGFMIDPVKNKKLSVEEAVGQKLVGKEWKDKLISAERAVTGYKDPYTGNTISLFQALKKDLIVKDHGIRLLEAQIATGGIIDPVHSHRVPVQVAYQRGYFDEEMNHILSDPDDDTKGFFDPNTKENLTYLQLIERCITDPATGLSLLVIVKKGEFYFFVDEATKVILKSTTTTKAGGKYKGTTVSLWDLLYSKYITEEKRRDLVQQFKAGTLTIDHFLEIILSIIQQKTTTTTTITETTEEKTFKGIRKDVNLTELVESKIIDEELYKKIVDEDVTVAEVSEMDSVRKYLEGTNSIAGVYIQSTKETLSIYEAKGRGLLTPGTSLVLLEAQAATGFMIDPVKNKKLSVEEAVGQKLVGKEWKDKLISAERAVTGYKDPYTGNTISLFQALKKDLIVKDHGIRLLEAQIATGGIIDPVHSHRVPVQVAYQRGYFDEEMNHILSDPDDDTKGFFDPNTKENLTYLQLIERCITDPATGLSLLSLKK; from the coding sequence AAGAAGAAATTGCTCTCAGCAGAAAGAGCAGTCACAGGATACAAAGATCCCTACACTGGAAACACAATTTCTTTGTTCCAGGCCCTGAAGAAAGATCTGATTGTTAAGGATCACGGGATCCGTCTTCTGGAGGCGCAGATTGCAACAGGAGGAATAATAGATCCAGTCCACAGTCACAGGGTGCCTGTACAGGTGGCATACCAAAGAGGTTACTTTGATGAAGAGATGAACCATATCTTATCTGATCCAGATGATGACACCAAGGGTTTCTTTGACCCCAACACCAAGGAGAACCTTACATACCTCCAGCTGATCGAGAGATGTATTACAGATCCTGCTACAGGTCTCAGTTTACTGGTCATTGTAAAGAAAGGCGAGTTCTACTTCTTTGTTGATGAGGCCACAAAGGTCATCCTAAAGTCTACAACAACAACCAAAGCTGGAGGAAAATACAAAGGTACCACAGTTTCTCTGTGGGATTTGCTTTACTCCAAATACATCACCGAGGAAAAGAGGAGAGATCTTGTCCAGCAGTTCAAAGCTGGAACACTCACCATCGACCACTTCTTGGAAATCATCTTGTCCATCATTCAGCAGAAGaccacaacaacaaccaccacaaCAATCACAGAAACTACTGAGGAAAAAACCTTCAAGGGAATCAGAAAAGATGTCAACTTGACTGAACTAGTTGAATCAAAGATTATTGATGAGGAACTCTACAAGAAGATTGTTGATGAAGATGTCACAGTGGCTGAAGTCAGTGAAATGGATTCAGTACGTAAGTACCTTGAAGGAACCAACAGCATTGCAGGAGTGTACATCCAGTCCACCAAGGAGACGCTGAGCATCTATGAAGCCAAAGGCCGAGGTCTACTGACTCCTGGTAcctctctggttctgctggaagcCCAAGCCGCCACTGGTTTCATGATCGACCCAGTAAAGAACAAGAAACTTTCTGTAGAGGAAGCTGTTGGTCAAAAACTGGTTGGTAAAGAATGGAAGGACAAACTGATATCAGCAGAAAGAGCGGTCACAGGATACAAAGATCCCTACACTGGAAACACAATTTCTTTGTTCCAGGCCCTGAAGAAAGATCTGATTGTTAAGGATCACGGGATCCGTCTTCTGGAGGCGCAGATTGCAACAGGAGGAATAATAGATCCAGTCCACAGTCACAGGGTGCCTGTACAGGTGGCATACCAAAGAGGTTACTTTGATGAAGAGATGAACCATATCTTATCTGATCCAGATGATGACACCAAGGGTTTCTTTGACCCCAACACCAAGGAGAACCTTACATACCTCCAGCTGATCGAGAGATGTATTACAGATCCTGCTACAGGTCTCAGTTTACTGGTCATTGTAAAGAAAGGCGAGTTCTACTTCTTTGTTGATGAGGCCACAAAGGTCATCCTAAAGTCTACAACAACAACCAAAGCTGGAGGAAAATACAAAGGTACCACAGTTTCTCTGTGGGATTTGCTTTACTCCAAATACATCACCGAGGAAAAGAGGAGAGATCTTGTCCAGCAGTTCAAAGCTGGAACACTCACCATCGACCACTTCTTGGAAATCATCTTGTCCATCATTCAGCAGAagaccacaacaacaacaaccaccacaacaacaacaatcacAGAAACTACTGAGGAAAAAACCTTCAAGGGAATCAGAAAAGATGTCAACTTGACTGAACTAGTTGAATCAAAGATTATTGATGAGGAACTCTACAAGAAGATTGTTGATGAAGATGTCACAGTGGCTGAAGTCAGTGAAATGGATTCAGTACGTAAGTACCTTGAAGGAACCAACAGCATTGCAGGAGTGTACATCCAGTCCACCAAGGAGACGCTGAGCATCTATGAAGCCAAAGGCCGAGGTCTACTGACTCCTGGTAcctctctggttctgctggaagcCCAAGCCGCCACTGGTTTCATGATCGACCCAGTAAAGAACAAGAAACTTTCTGTAGAGGAAGCTGTTGGTCAAAAACTGGTTGGTAAAGAATGGAAGGACAAACTGATATCAGCAGAAAGAGCGGTCACAGGATACAAAGATCCCTACACTGGAAACACAATTTCTTTGTTCCAGGCCCTGAAGAAAGATCTGATTGTTAAGGATCACGGGATCCGTCTTCTGGAGGCGCAGATTGCAACAGGAGGAATAATAGATCCAGTCCACAGTCACAGGGTGCCTGTACAGGTGGCATACCAAAGAGGTTACTTTGATGAAGAGATGAACCATATCTTATCTGATCCAGATGATGACACCAAGGGTTTCTTTGACCCCAACACCAAGGAGAACCTTACATACCTCCAGCTGATCGAGAGATGTATTACAGATCCTGCTACAGGTCTCAGTTTACTGGTCATTGTAAAGAAAGGCGAGTTCTACTTCTTTGTTGATGAGGCCACAAAGGTCATCCTAAAGTCTACAACAACAACCAAAGCTGGAGGAAAATACAAAGGTACCACAGTTTCTCTGTGGGATTTGCTTTACTCCAAATACATCACCGAGGAAAAGAGGAGAGATCTTGTCCAGCAGTTCAAAGCTGGAACACTCACCATCGACCACTTCTTGGAAATCATCTTGTCCATCATTCAGCAGAAGaccacaacaacaaccaccacaaCAATCACAGAAACTACTGAGGAAAAAACCTTCAAGGGAATCAGAAAAGATGTCAACTTGACTGAACTAGTTGAATCAAAGATTATTGATGAGGAACTCTACAAGAAGATTGTTGATGAAGATGTCACAGTGGCTGAAGTCAGTGAAATGGATTCAGTACGTAAGTACCTTGAAGGAACCAACAGCATTGCAGGAGTGTACATCCAGTCCACCAAGGAGACGCTGAGCATCTATGAAGCCAAAGGCCGAGGTCTACTGACTCCTGGTAcctctctggttctgctggaagcCCAAGCCGCCACTGGTTTCATGATCGACCCAGTAAAGAACAAGAAACTTTCTGTAGAGGAAGCTGTTGGTCAAAAACTGGTTGGTAAAGAATGGAAGGACAAACTGATATCAGCAGAAAGAGCGGTCACAGGATACAAAGATCCCTACACTGGAAACACAATTTCTTTGTTCCAGGCCCTGAAGAAAGATCTGATTGTTAAGGATCACGGGATCCGTCTTCTGGAGGCGCAGATTGCAACAGGAGGAATAATAGATCCAGTCCACAGTCACAGGGTGCCTGTACAGGTGGCATACCAAAGAGGTTACTTTGATGAAGAGATGAACCATATCTTATCTGATCCAGATGATGACACCAAGGGTTTCTTTGACCCCAACACCAAGGAGAACCTTACATACCTCCAGCTGATCGAGAGATGTATTACAGATCCTGCTATAGGTCTCAGTTTACTGGTCATTGTAAAGAAAGGCGAGTTCTACTTCTTTGTTGATGAGGCCACAAAGGTCATCCTAAAGTCTACAACAACAACCAAAGCTGGAGGAAAATACAAAGGTACCACAGTTTCTCTGTGGGATTTGCTTTACTCCAAATACATCACCGAGGAAAAGAGGAGAGATCTTGTCCAGCAGTTCAAAGCTGGAACACTCACCATCGACCACTTCTTGGAAATCATCTTGTCCATCATCCAGCAGAagaccacaacaacaacaaccaccacaacaacaacaatcacAGAAACTACTGAGGAAAAAACCTTCAAGGGAATCAGAAAAGATGTCAACTTGACTGAACTAGTTGAATCAAAGATTATTGATGAGGAACTCTACAAGAAGATTGTTGATGAAGATGTCACAGTGGCTGAAGTCAGTGAAATGGATTCAGTACGTAAGTACCTTGAAGGAACCAACAGCATTGCAGGAGTGTACATCCAGTCCACCAAGGAGACGCTGAGCATCTATGAAGCCAAAGGCCGAGGTCTACTGACTCCTGGTAcctctctggttctgctggaagcCCAAGCCGCCACTGGTTTCATGATCGACCCAGTAAAGAACAAGAAACTTTCTGTAGAGGAAGCTGTTGGTCAAAAACTGGTTGGTAAAGAATGGAAGGACAAACTGATATCAGCAGAAAGAGCGGTCACAGGATACAAAGATCCCTACACTGGAAACACAATTTCTTTGTTCCAGGCCCTGAAGAAAGATCTGATTGTTAAGGATCACGGGATCCGTCTTCTGGAGGCGCAGATTGCAACAGGAGGAATAATAGATCCAGTCCACAGTCACAGGGTGCCTGTACAGGTGGCATACCAAAGAGGTTACTTTGATGAAGAGATGAACCATATCTTATCTGATCCAGATGATGACACCAAGGGTTTCTTTGACCCCAACACCAAGGAGAACCTTACATACCTCCAGCTGATCGAGAGATGTATTACAGATCCTGCTACAGGTCTCAGTTTACTGGTCATTGTAAAGAAAGGCGAGTTCTACTTCTTTGTTGATGAGGCCACAAAGGTCATCCTAAAGTCTACAACAACAACCAAAGCTGGAGGAAAATACAAAGGTACCACAGTTTCTCTGTGGGATTTGCTTTACTCCAAATACATCACCGAGGAAAAGAGGAGAGATCTTGTCCAGCAGTTCAAAGCTGGAACACTCACCATCGACCACTTCTTGGAAATCATCTTGTCCATCATTCAGCAGAAGaccacaacaacaaccaccacaaCAATCACAGAAACTACTGAGGAAAAAACCTTCAAGGGAATCAGAAAAGATGTCAACTTGACTGAACTAGTTGAATCAAAGATTATTGATGAGGAACTCTACAAGAAGATTGTTGATGAAGATGTCACAGTGGCTGAAGTCAGTGAAATGGATTCAGTACGTAAGTACCTTGAAGGAACCAACAGCATTGCAGGAGTGTACATCCAGTCCACCAAGGAGACGCTGAGCATCTATGAAGCCAAAGGCCGAGGTCTACTGACTCCTGGTAcctctctggttctgctggaagcCCAAGCCGCCACTGGTTTCATGATCGACCCAGTAAAGAACAAGAAACTTTCTGTAGAGGAAGCTGTTGGTCAAAAACTGGTTGGTAAAGAATGGAAGGACAAACTGATATCAGCAGAAAGAGCGGTCACAGGATACAAAGATCCCTACACTGGAAACACAATTTCTTTGTTCCAGGCCCTGAAGAAAGATCTGATTGTTAAGGATCACGGGATCCGTCTTCTGGAGGCGCAGATTGCAACAGGAGGAATAATAGATCCAGTCCACAGTCACAGGGTGCCTGTACAGGTGGCATACCAAAGAGGTTACTTTGATGAAGAGATGAACCATATCTTATCTGATCCAGATGATGACACCAAGGGTTTCTTTGACCCCAACACCAAGGAGAACCTTACATACCTCCAGCTGATCGAGAGATGTATTACAGATCCTGCTACAGGTCTCAGTTTACTGGTCATTGTAAAGAAAGGCGAGTTCTACTTCTTTGTTGATGAGGCCACAAAGGTCATCCTAAAGTCTACAACAACAACCAAAGCTGGAGGAAAATACAAAGGTACCACAGTTTCTCTGTGGGATTTGCTTTACTCCAAATACATCACCGAGGAAAAGAGGAGAGATCTTGTCCAGCAGTTCAAAGCTGGAACACTCACCATCGACCACTTCTTGGAAATCATCTTGTCCATCATTCAGCAGAagaccacaacaacaacaacaatcacAGAAACTACTGAGGAAAAAACCTTCAAGGGAATCAGAAAAGATGTCAACTTGACTGAACTAGTTGAATCAAAGATTATTGATGAGGAACTCTACAAGAAGATTGTTGATGAAGATGTCACAGTGGCTGAAGTCAGTGAAATGGATTCAGTACGTAAGTACCTTGAAGGAACCAACAGCATTGCAGGAGTGTACATCCAGTCCACCAAGGAGACGCTGAGCATCTATGAAGCCAAAGGCCGAGGTCTACTGACTCCTGGTAcctctctggttctgctggaagcCCAAGCCGCCACTGGTTTCATGATCGACCCAGTAAAGAACAAGAAACTTTCTGTAGAGGAAGCTGTTGGTCAAAAACTGGTTGGTAAAGAATGGAAGGACAAACTGATATCAGCAGAAAGAGCGGTCACAGGATACAAAGATCCCTACACTGGAAACACAATTTCTTTGTTCCAGGCCCTGAAGAAAGATCTGATTGTTAAGGATCACGGGATCCGTCTTCTGGAGGCGCAGATTGCAACAGGAGGAATAATAGATCCAGTCCACAGTCACAGGGTGCCTGTACAGGTGGCATACCAAAGAGGTTACTTTGATGAAGAGATGAACCATATCTTATCTGATCCAGATGATGACACCAAGGGTTTCTTTGACCCCAACACCAAGGAGAACCTTACATACCTCCAGCTGATCGAGAGATGTATTACAGATCCTGCTACAGGTCTCAGTTTGTTatcattaaaaaagtaa